A genomic region of Papaver somniferum cultivar HN1 chromosome 7, ASM357369v1, whole genome shotgun sequence contains the following coding sequences:
- the LOC113296234 gene encoding beta-amyrin 28-monooxygenase-like, whose translation MGDHLLRICMGILLVLVFFLSFYGLKIIITNKKKHDKGVQPPGTTGWPIIGETLEFIQTSLKGVPEKFFHDRVRKYSSKVFKSSLLGVPITVLSGAAGNKFMFSNEYKLVKVWWPPSIRKIIPTSEDAFLPSAPRQSKNLRNKVYPLILKPAILRKYVGVMDSMAIKHFDTHWDNKEEVNV comes from the coding sequence atGGGTGATCACTTGTTGAGGATATGTATGGGTATTCTTCTAGTATTAGtcttctttttatctttttatgGTCTCAAAATCATAATCACGAACAAAAAAAAGCATGATAAGGGAGTCCAGCCACCTGGAACAACCGGTTGGCCGATAATAGGAGAAACTCTGGAATTTATTCAAACAAGTCTTAAAGGTGTTCCAGAGAAATTCTTTCATGATAGAGTTCGAAAATACTCTTctaaagtcttcaaatcttcattaCTTGGTGTGCCTATAACTGTTCTCAGTGGTGCCGCTggtaacaaattcatgttctctaATGAAtacaaactcgtcaaggtttgGTGGCCACCATCCATTCGCAAGATCATACCAACTTCAGAAGATGCATTCTTACCCTCGGCACCGAGACAATCTAAGAACCTCCGCAATAAAGTGTATCCTTTAATCCTTAAACCTGCCATACTCCGGAAGTATGTAGGCGTGATGGATTCTATGGCGATTAAACATTTCGATACTCATTGGGATAACAAGGAGGAGGTTAATGTATAA